AAATGGCTGCCATGGTGACTGCATATAAGAGAACGCCTGCCTTAACTTTTTGCTTTTTCCACACGATAGATGAACTCCCTTTCTAAGCCTTTTTGAAACTGGAAACGGAAGCGAACCAGTTGATTTCCCTCTGTAATTTGAGCTGATTTAAGTCCATAAACCATAGGTTGGTAGCCCCGTCCGCTGGCATCGGTCTTCCGAAAATCATCCGATTTAGATTTCCCTATAGAGATATCCTTACCATCCTGTTTCATGTAGAGGCGATTGCCTTCTACCTTTTCAAACTGCGAACGCTCTAACTCTGCCTCCAGTTGATCCACAAACAAGAGCCACTCTTTTTGCTCGCTTTGCTGCTGGTAACGAACTTCTGAAATGAGGAGCTGACTCATAGCTTGAAAAAGTAGCAAACCTCCGCTAATGACGATAAGGGCAATCAGAGATTCTAAAAGAGTGAAAGCTCTTACCTTACTGCTCTTTAAGATCGAGCAATTTCTCTGAACCATGGTAGACCTCCAATCCTTTTTCACTAGCAAATACCTGAATCTCCACTCCATTTATGTTTACCTGATTTTGCCCTGTTTGCAGAGCCATCTTCGCCACACGCAAGACTTCTTCCTTTTGCAAGATTTCTGCCTCTTCTTGTCTATTTTTCTGAATTTTCCCCAAAAGAAGGGTCGCAATGCTGGCAAACACAGCCAAAGCTACTACTGCTTCTAGTAAGATTACTGCCCTAATTTTTTGTTTCCTTAATGCGTTTAATTTTTCCATTTCCTAGATATAATTGATAGCGAATCGCTCCTTTGCTGGTTTGAAATTCAACCTTAGCCAGGGACGAATTGCCTCCAGCTCGGTCAAATATAATGCTTTGTCCTGAGGGTGCCTGAATTCCTTTAGGAACGGTCAAGTTTTGACTGCCATTGCTGATCGTCTGTCCATCTAAGTTCAGACTGGTCTTTTGCTGACTGGCTAGACTGCGTTTTTGCGTTTCCCGATAGAGTTCTTCAAACTCCATAAAGAAAATCTGCTCTTCTACCGCTGCAAAACTGGATTGAACAGAACCAGACAAGCCCAGGGCAAGGATACTCACAAGTCCCAAAACTAAGAGACTTTCCAGCATAGTAAAGGCCTTAATCTGCAACAGTTTGACTTGTTTTTTGTTTTGCATGGTAGTCTTTATAAGCTTTGGCTTGCTCAGCTGTGATACGACCGTCCGCTTGTAATTTGCTGAGGCTGGCGTCATCATTTTTGTCCAAACGATAGAGTTCTGCCTGGCTTTCCACAACCTTGACAACAGCAGCTTTTCCTTTATCATCTACGGCATCCTTTTGCTTGGTCAAATTGGGCACAAAGAGCAAGAGGAGTACGCTGATGATAAGCAAGACGACTAACATTTCTACCAAAGTGAAAGCTTTAACCTTGGCTTTTTTTAAATTTGTCATGAGTTTTTTCATTTTAAAAATTTACCTCCATATTTTGATACATGGGCATAAGCATTGCCGCATAAAGTAAAACGATAATCAGGGCCACAAAGATAAAAACCAGTGGCTGTACTAAGTTCATGGTGCGGTTGACTCGGGTAAAAAAGGCTTCCCAAGTTTTTTCAGCATAGATTTCCAACTCACTCCCCAGCTTGGACTTGACTTCTCCATACTCGATGATGAGACTCAACTCCTTTTTAAAGAAAGGATAGGTCGCTATGGTTTGAGAAAATTCACGGCCATTTTGCAGGGCTTGAGACAAATCTTGACCGATTTCTTTAAAGAGTTGGGAACCTTGTTCCTTCATGATTTGAAAAATCTGCGTCAGCTCCATTCCCTGTGAAATCATATTGCCCCATTCACGCGCATAATAAGCTGTCAGATAAGTCTGGACAAAGATTCCTAGAAAGGGAATCCGCGCTAACATCGAGAAGACCCGCATCTTGGAACTTCTTTTGTAAAAAGTGAGAGCTAAAAGTAGAGACAGAGAGCAAACCAACACTAGTCCCAGAAAGATTTGTGGCAGATTGCCGATGATTTGAGTGGCGATATTGCTACTGTCCAGTTGGGGGAGCAAATAATTCCTGAGCCCCAACATGATTAGCAGGAGAAATCCCAGCAAAATCAAAGGATAGGTTGCTACTTCGATTAACTTTTTCTTGACCTTGGCCAGATTGTCCAGATATTCTTCTATCTTTCCCAAACTCAGGTGAAGATTGCCATGAACTTCAGCTAGGGATAGCTGAGTCACAATGGCACTTGAAAACCCTAAACTCTCCATCATTTCTGAGAAAGATTTTCCCTGAGACAGTCCTTGGTGCATCTGTGTCACATAGTCTTTTTCTAACAAAGCACTTCTACCCAAGAAAGAAATAATTTCCACCAAATGAAAACCACTGGAGAAGAGATTGTTAAACAGGGTGATGATTTTCTTCTGCTTAGCTGTAGCTAATTTTTTCCGTTTCAGCCTGAAGACTTGTGATATGTCCATCTTTAAGAAGCTGATCAATCTGCTCATTCCAGCTAGTTGGCTGGTGTTCTTGATAGTCTTTGTTTGCAAAGTCAACGATTCCTCCTCCCCCGATTAATCTCTGGTAGCAGACGCCTTGCAGGACAACTGCTAGTTCCTCCTCCGTCACCCCCAACTCCAGAAGGCGTTCATAAACTCCTCGGATACTCTTGGCATGAATGGTTGAAAAAACTGTCGCCCCTGTCAAACTGGCTCTGACCACTGCACGCGCTGTCTCGCTGTCACGAATTTCACCGATAATCAAGAGATCAGGACGATGCCGAAGAGACAGTTTGATGAGATTTTCATAGGTCAAGCCAATCGCCTCATTTAACTGCAACTGGAGCATGTCTTCCTGCTTGATTTCGACAGGATCTTCAATGGACATGACCTGCTGCCCCTTAAAGAGAGACTTGGCTAATTCGTGCATCAGTGTTGTCTTACCACTGCCGACTGGACCTGCAAAGAGATAGAGCCCCCGTTGCCTGTACTGCTCACCCAGTTCATTCATATCCTGAAACCAGAAATGCAGCTCCTGCTCCTCATCGTGCAACAAACGAATGACCAAACTCTCATGTCCCCGATAATCTCCCACGGTAGACAAACGCAGAGAAGACACCTTCTCCCCATGCTGATAGTCGCAAGATCCCAGCTGACTACGTCTCTTCTCCCCTACATTCATACCCGCTACAAACTTAAAATGACTAATCACAGCAGCTAAAACATCAAACTCATAGGAGTCAACGAGACATCGTTCGTCTCCAACCCGCATGTGAAGCTCATAGGACTTTTCCTTGGGAATGAAATAGATATCCTGAGCCTTCTTTTCTTTCGCAGTCGCAATAATTTTCTGTGCAATTTCTTGTACCATACCGCCCTCCTTATCTAACTATTCGAAAAAAATTGAAAAAAATAAAAAGCAACTTAAAAAGTTACTTTTTATCTCCATTTCATGCGGCAAGAACGGTGCTTTTCTTGACCTGTTTGTTTTTCGTAGCCTGGACGTAGCTTTTCATCGGGGATGACTTGCTCATCCTGTAAAAGTGCCAAAGAATGGTACTGTTGCAAATATTCATCGCACTCATCACACCAGCGTTGGTCGGCAGGATCCCAAAAAATAGTCATCAAATCACTTCGACTCTTATAAAGAGGATTCTTCTTTTCCAGCTCAAACCAGCATGATTTATAATATTTTAGAGCATCATAATACTTGTCAAAAGATTGACTCATGATGACATCTTCTTCCCAACCTTCTATGAACCACCACGGTTCAAAGTCCCCATACATTTCTATAACACGATACATTCTTACTACTTCCTTTGTATCGTATATTATATCTAATTTTTTATTACAAGAAAAGGATTTTGCTTGTTTCCCCCATTAGCAATTTCTTTAATCCTATTATTTTCATCTGATAATAAAAATAGGAGTCCTTTATTGACCCCTATTTTATCATCTTAAGCTTGATAACGTTTCACACCATCTAGGTAGGTTGCTACCAATTCCAAATCTTTATCTAGTACGATAAAGTCAGCGTCATAACCTTCACGGATTTGACCACAGACATCATCGATGTGAACAGATTTTGCTGGGTTGAGGCTGGCCATCATGACGGCTTCATGCGGGTTCGCAATGCCCCATTCGACTACATTTTTCAAACCATCTTTGAGTTTAAGGATAGAACCTGCCAAATTGCCTGTAGATTTGAGGCGAGCAGTTCCATTGGCAACTACTACTGGGAATTCTCCCAACATGTAGTCTCCATCTTCCAAGCCACCAGCTGTCATACAGTCTGTGATAAGAGCGATATTTTCAGTTCCTTTTTGTTTGAGCAAAATATCACAGGCCTTTGGATCTACGTGGTGACCGTCACAAATCAATTCAGCGTAAGTATGTGGCAATTCATACATGGCTCCCACCATACCGAGCTCACGGTGAGTCAAGCCACGCATCCCATTGTAGGCATGCACCCAAACACTCGCTCCAGCATCGACTGCTTTTTTAGCTTCTTCAAAAGTCGCATTGGAGTGTCCAAGAGCAACAGTCACACCTTCGCCCGTAATCGTACGAACAAAGTCTTCTACACCTTCACGTTCTGGTGCAAGGGCAATTTTATTAAGCAAGCCATTTGCTGCTTTTTGCCAAGCACGAAACTCATCCATACGAGGATCTTTCATGTAAGCAGGGTTTTGAGCTCCTTTGTATTTCTCTGTGAAATAAGGGCCTTCAAAATAGATCCCACGAATCTTGGCTCCACTTGCTTCCTGGTAACGAGCACCGATATTTTCAGTTACCGCAAGCAACTGCTCGTAAGAGGAAGTCAACGTCGTTGGCAAGAAGCTGGTGACACCTGTACTAAGTAGTCCTTCACTCATGGTATGAAGGGTCCCTTCGATGTTATTGTCCATGACATCCACACCGCCAAATCCATGAATGTGGGTATCCACAAGTCCTGGGGCAATGCTATAACCTGTATAGTCAATCACCTCAGCTCCTTCAGGAATTTGAGCCACATGCTTTCCAAACTTGCCATCCACAAGTTCCAAGTAACCGCCACGACGAACTCCGTGTGGGTAGAAAAACTGATCCGCTTTAATATAATTAGGCATAATGATAACCTCCTTGATAGATTGATTCTAAAATTTATTATGTCAATTACATTATAAACCTTTCCTTTTCATTTGTAAATGGTATAGACCTATTTTCTAGAGATATTTTAAAAGAGCTGGATTTCTCCAACTCTTTGATCTTATTTTGATTTTACAGGCAGTTCTTGAGCAGCCTTGACAGCAGCTGCAATCGTTTCTGCGTAAAGTTTAGCACCTTCTTCAATCATGTTGCTATCATTTCCAAAGTGGACTTGGTCAGTTCCAGCCCAGATTTCAGGGTGTTCCTTAGCAATCTTATTCCAGTCAGCGATGCTCACATATGGATTCTTTTCAGCTAATTCTCTCGCATAAGCCGCATACTGCTCCACTGATGTGTAAGTGTCCTTACTCTTATCTCCCTCATAAGGTGTCACCAATATCAGATGGTGTCCTTTCGGTAGATTGTTCACAATGCTATCCAAATCATTCTTATAGCCTTCAGGATTATTGACTCCCGTTGCAATGACAACAGTTTTTAGCAGCGCCTTGTTCTGACTGTTATTGAGCATAATATCATTGGCTTGCTTGGTCGTTCGACTAATCTGGGCATTGATATTTGCTTCAGGAAGTGCCTCTTGTAAGGCTGTATTGGCACGCAAGGCTACCGAATCTCCTATTAGGCTTGTTCCATCAGAAATTCCTAGACGACTCAGTTCAGCTTGTTCAGCAAGAGTCTTTGTTTGTCCTATATTAGTCTGGGCTTGTTTGAAACCATTGACCATCAAGTCTGTCTCAAAAGCTCCAACTTGAGGAGCCACAGCTATGATAATCAAGCTAATCAAGGTAAGAATGACAGCAGCACCAGCACTAATTGGTTTAATATGAGGCAATCGACTAATCTTCCGTATTAAAGGATTGGATTTACCGGCAATCAATGGCTCAATAATATAGAAGGATAGGATAGCAAAGAAATAAGAAAAGATAATTGTCAGAATAACAGCAGGCAGATTACTCATCAACTGAGAAAAGATAATATAAAAAGGCCAGTGGAAGAGATAAACCGCGTAGCTGGTATCCGCTAAAAATGTGATTATCCGAGGTTCTTGTATCTCAGGCGTTTTCTCATGCAAGACACGCGCAGCAAAAATCATAGTCACTGCCGCTAAACTTGCTAGCAAGAAGCCAAATAAGTACGCAAACAGGTAGGTGAACTTGACAAAGAAAGTCAAGAGCATTAACACCAAGAGACCTGCAGCAAATACCAGTAGATTTTGACGAAGATTCCACATCCGGTCAAACTGCTTGACTAAATCGCTCGTCTGACGAACCCCCACAACTGTCGCCAAAATGCTTCCTAAAAAGAAGGGATAGACATGGGTTAAACTTGAAAAGTAGACAGATGAATAGGAACTCGCCATTAGACTACCAATAAACATGGAGAAAAAGCTAATGATAAAAGCTCCTGCAGAAAGGAGAAAGACCATCCCTCTCAATTGACTACTAGATTTTGAACGTTTCGATAAGAACCAAACCGCTAAGCCCCAAAGGATATAGTAGTGAACCTCAACAGCTAGACTCCAGTTGTGAACAAAGAGATGCGGAATGAACTGGGATTCATAACTCCCCCCTGTTAACATTTCGTAGAAGTTGGTCATAAAACCGAGAACTCCAGCTATCTGGCCACCAATTCCAGCAACATAGTCTTGACGAACCAAGAAAGTAAAAGGCATGGTCACCAAAACCATCAGCACTACAGGTGGCACGATGCGGTAAAACCGTCTCTTAAAAAAGCCCAACAAATCAATCTGGCGTGCCTTCCCGAATTCTTCTAAAAGGAGGGCAGTGATCAAAAATCCTGAAAAAGTGAAAAAGACATCTACCCCAAAGAAGCCTCCAGGAAAGATCGTTTGAAAGAAGTGGTACAAAAGCACCAAAAGTAAACCTGTAATCCTAATCAAGGAAAACCATTTAATACGCATACGAGTTTATTCCCCACTCAATTAGATCTTAAAAACATCTAATTTTTATTCCATAATACACCTTATTTTATCAAAAAAAGAAGAAAAATCCTACGAGAAAACGTAGGATTTTTTAGCTTCTATAAATTCCATTTTAGAAATTGCGGCCCGACTTATTGTAACCATATTTTTCTACAAAATACTCACGGAATGCCAAGAGATTGTCATCCATGATGGCTTGACGGACTTGCTTCATCAGGTTGAGCAAGAAGTAGAGATTGTGGTAGCTAGTCAAGCGGATACCGAAGGTTTCGTCAGCCTTGAGCAGGTGACGAAGGTAGGCGCGTGTGTAGTTCTTACATGTATAGCAATCACACTCAGGATCCAGTGGCGTAAAATCTTCAGCGAATTGGGCATTTTTGACAACCAAACGACCTTGGCTAGTCATACAAGTCCCATTACGAGCGATACGAGTCGGCAAGACACAGTCAAACATATCCACACCACGAATAACTCCATCGATCAAGCTATCTGGCGCTCCCACACCCATCAAATAGCGAGGTTTGTTTTCAGGCAGCAGTTGAGTTGTGAAGTCCAAGACTGCATTCATTTCTTCGTGCGTTTCTCCCACAGCCAAACCACCGATAGAGTAGCCAGGGAAGTCCATGCTAACAAGGTCGTGAGCTGACTGACGACGAAGGTCTTCAAAGCCCGCTCCCTGCACAATCCCAAACAAGCCTTGGTCGTGCGGACGACGATGAGCTTTCAAACCACGCTCAGCCCAACGGCTGGTACGTTCAATTGATTTCTTAACGTAATCATAGGGTTGGTAAAACTGAGGACATTCGTCAAAGGACATCATGATGTCTGAGCCCAGATTATTCTGGATAGAGATGGCTTTCTCCGGTGATAGGAACATCTTGGAACCATTGAGATGGTTTTTAAAGGTTACGCCTTCTTCGGTGATATTTCGGCTATCAGCTAGGGAATAAACCTGGAAACCACCACTATCCGTCAAGATTGGCTGGTCCCAGTTCATAAATTTGTGGAGACCACCTGCGCGTGCAATGAGTTCGTCCCCTGGACGAAGCCATAGATGATAAGTATTAGAGAGGATAATTCCTGATCCCATCTCCTTCAACTCCTCTGGCGACTGGGTCTTGACAGTAGCTTGGGTCCCAACTGGCATAAACATAGGTGTCGGGAAGGTACCGTGCGGAGTGATGATTTCTCCCAGACGAGCTCCCGTGTGTTTTTCTTTCTTAATCAAACGGTATTTGATTGGTGAATCTGACATTTTCTACCTCCGAAGCTGGGAAAGACAGTCCCAGTTCATACTTTGTGCCCAAAGGCATACTGTATGATTTTATCAAAAAAACCAGGAACTGTCACGAACTATGGTATAATGAGAGAATGAAATACCCAAAAATTGATTTAAAAACCATTCGTCTGCAGACGAGGCAGTTTCAGGCTGAAAATCCCCGCCTCTTTCTCGTCTATCTCTTACCTAGCATGCTGGTCATCTTGTCAGGCTTTCTCAACCCCTTGGCTCGTCTCCAGGAAAGTGTTTTAGAGCAATCCTTTTTCAGCATGCTGGCACAAGTTCTCCAAGCCTATCTCTTCCCGTTAGTGGTTTCTTTTGTGAGCACGATTTTTCTAGCAGGTGCTGCCTTTGCGACACTCCGACTCCTCAAAGATCCTGATACAGAACTCTCAGTAAAATCAAGTCTAGCCCTCTTTGCTGAAGAGCGCTTCTCGCAAACCTTCCTAACTCTGCTCGTCAAACGTTTCTACCTTTTTTTATGGAGTATTCCAAACTTAGTAGGCGTTTATTTTCTCTTTTATAGCAATCTCTTAGCTCGGAGATTTGTTGCCCTGCATCCTGAATTTCCAAAACTAGACCTCTCATCCATTGAAATCGAGCAATTCCTTATGACCTTTGGCTTCTACTTTTTCGCGAGCCTCATCTTGATGATTGTGGGCAATCTCCTCTACGTACCGCAACATTATGCCTACTCGCAGGTAGAATTCCTCCTCTGCGACACTCTGGATTTAGGACAGGCTAAACCAAGGCAAATCCTGAAAACCAGCCGTTTCTTGATGAAGGGTTACAAATTCCAGCGCTTTGTCCTCGACCTACAACTACTCCCTTGGTACTTCCTCAACTGGATCACCTTTGGAATTGCTAGCTTTTCGCTCCTTCCCTATATCCAGAACAATCACATCTTCTTTTACAGAGCCCTACTAGCCCGTAAACGTCGAAATGGATAAGAGTCTACAAAAACCAGCGTCGTTCAGAACGCTGGTTTTCTTATTTCAAAAGTAACATACTCAGCAGAGTCAAAATAGCAGGCCCACCTTGCTTCAGAAGAATCTTCTTGTCTGCTGTCAGAGAACCATAGGTCGCTGCACCAAGCACAAATAAAACAAAGATGGTCACAATTTCCAAACTTTGCGAGAAATAAATCCCGTACAAGAGAAAGACACCTATTAAAGCATTATAAATCCCCTGATTTTTAAACAATGAACTCACTGAAGGACGAGCCAGTTCTTCTTTATCCACATTAAACACGCGACTAGTAGTATCTGATTGCGTAGCCACACTTTCCAAATAAAAAATGTAAAAATGCTCCAAAGCAACGATAGTTGCTAAAACAATTGTAAAAATAGACATATTCTTCTCCTTAAATTTCTATCTCTTCTAAGCCAGATTGCAACTTTTCTAACAAGCGACTGAACTCTTCTCGCTCTCCTTTTGTAAGTACACTTTCCATCTGACTCTTTACCTTTATATGTTGTTGGGGAGAGTTGGTTACGAGTTGCTCTCTCGCAAAGTCTGTCACTTCCACCAAAACCTCCCTCTGGTTTTCGGGATTCCGACTGCGCTTGACCAAACCTTCCTTTTCCAGAATTTTAAAGTGCCGTGTCAAGGCAGCCTGATCGATTTGCAACTTCTCCTGAACGGCAATCTGGTTGCAGGGTGACTGCTGCAGTAAAAACTGCAAGATTTGATAGCGGGTCAAACTAATTCCCAATTGTTTCTCAAAAAGTTGAGTGATCATCTGATCTGTTAAATGGAGCTGGTACAGTAAGTCGTTAATTTTTTTCATTTCTACCTCCTTGCGTACACTTGATTTATCAACTATTGATTTATCAAGTATATTACAGAAAGATTAAAAACGCAACTATTTTGCTTACTCACGAAAAATAGCCTCTTGGTTTCAATCCCAAAAGGCTATTATTTCTATATTCAAGATAAAATCCAGCACTAACCTACCAAATCTGCTCGAAGGATTTCTCCCTCTTTATCAATGACAACTTCGATGGCATGGCCTGCAAAAATTTCCTCGCTATCATCATAGTAGAGGGTCAATTCCCC
This genomic interval from Streptococcus oralis subsp. tigurinus contains the following:
- the comGF gene encoding competence type IV pilus minor pilin ComGF, with product MVQRNCSILKSSKVRAFTLLESLIALIVISGGLLLFQAMSQLLISEVRYQQQSEQKEWLLFVDQLEAELERSQFEKVEGNRLYMKQDGKDISIGKSKSDDFRKTDASGRGYQPMVYGLKSAQITEGNQLVRFRFQFQKGLEREFIYRVEKAKS
- the comGB gene encoding competence type IV pilus assembly protein ComGB, whose amino-acid sequence is MDISQVFRLKRKKLATAKQKKIITLFNNLFSSGFHLVEIISFLGRSALLEKDYVTQMHQGLSQGKSFSEMMESLGFSSAIVTQLSLAEVHGNLHLSLGKIEEYLDNLAKVKKKLIEVATYPLILLGFLLLIMLGLRNYLLPQLDSSNIATQIIGNLPQIFLGLVLVCSLSLLLALTFYKRSSKMRVFSMLARIPFLGIFVQTYLTAYYAREWGNMISQGMELTQIFQIMKEQGSQLFKEIGQDLSQALQNGREFSQTIATYPFFKKELSLIIEYGEVKSKLGSELEIYAEKTWEAFFTRVNRTMNLVQPLVFIFVALIIVLLYAAMLMPMYQNMEVNF
- a CDS encoding DUF1304 domain-containing protein, with the translated sequence MSIFTIVLATIVALEHFYIFYLESVATQSDTTSRVFNVDKEELARPSVSSLFKNQGIYNALIGVFLLYGIYFSQSLEIVTIFVLFVLGAATYGSLTADKKILLKQGGPAILTLLSMLLLK
- the tgt gene encoding tRNA guanosine(34) transglycosylase Tgt, which translates into the protein MSDSPIKYRLIKKEKHTGARLGEIITPHGTFPTPMFMPVGTQATVKTQSPEELKEMGSGIILSNTYHLWLRPGDELIARAGGLHKFMNWDQPILTDSGGFQVYSLADSRNITEEGVTFKNHLNGSKMFLSPEKAISIQNNLGSDIMMSFDECPQFYQPYDYVKKSIERTSRWAERGLKAHRRPHDQGLFGIVQGAGFEDLRRQSAHDLVSMDFPGYSIGGLAVGETHEEMNAVLDFTTQLLPENKPRYLMGVGAPDSLIDGVIRGVDMFDCVLPTRIARNGTCMTSQGRLVVKNAQFAEDFTPLDPECDCYTCKNYTRAYLRHLLKADETFGIRLTSYHNLYFLLNLMKQVRQAIMDDNLLAFREYFVEKYGYNKSGRNF
- a CDS encoding MarR family winged helix-turn-helix transcriptional regulator, whose protein sequence is MKKINDLLYQLHLTDQMITQLFEKQLGISLTRYQILQFLLQQSPCNQIAVQEKLQIDQAALTRHFKILEKEGLVKRSRNPENQREVLVEVTDFAREQLVTNSPQQHIKVKSQMESVLTKGEREEFSRLLEKLQSGLEEIEI
- the comGA gene encoding competence type IV pilus ATPase ComGA, which encodes MVQEIAQKIIATAKEKKAQDIYFIPKEKSYELHMRVGDERCLVDSYEFDVLAAVISHFKFVAGMNVGEKRRSQLGSCDYQHGEKVSSLRLSTVGDYRGHESLVIRLLHDEEQELHFWFQDMNELGEQYRQRGLYLFAGPVGSGKTTLMHELAKSLFKGQQVMSIEDPVEIKQEDMLQLQLNEAIGLTYENLIKLSLRHRPDLLIIGEIRDSETARAVVRASLTGATVFSTIHAKSIRGVYERLLELGVTEEELAVVLQGVCYQRLIGGGGIVDFANKDYQEHQPTSWNEQIDQLLKDGHITSLQAETEKISYS
- the nagA gene encoding N-acetylglucosamine-6-phosphate deacetylase, encoding MPNYIKADQFFYPHGVRRGGYLELVDGKFGKHVAQIPEGAEVIDYTGYSIAPGLVDTHIHGFGGVDVMDNNIEGTLHTMSEGLLSTGVTSFLPTTLTSSYEQLLAVTENIGARYQEASGAKIRGIYFEGPYFTEKYKGAQNPAYMKDPRMDEFRAWQKAANGLLNKIALAPEREGVEDFVRTITGEGVTVALGHSNATFEEAKKAVDAGASVWVHAYNGMRGLTHRELGMVGAMYELPHTYAELICDGHHVDPKACDILLKQKGTENIALITDCMTAGGLEDGDYMLGEFPVVVANGTARLKSTGNLAGSILKLKDGLKNVVEWGIANPHEAVMMASLNPAKSVHIDDVCGQIREGYDADFIVLDKDLELVATYLDGVKRYQA
- the comGC gene encoding competence type IV pilus major pilin ComGC gives rise to the protein MKKLMTNLKKAKVKAFTLVEMLVVLLIISVLLLLFVPNLTKQKDAVDDKGKAAVVKVVESQAELYRLDKNDDASLSKLQADGRITAEQAKAYKDYHAKQKTSQTVAD
- the comGD gene encoding competence type IV pilus minor pilin ComGD, producing the protein MQNKKQVKLLQIKAFTMLESLLVLGLVSILALGLSGSVQSSFAAVEEQIFFMEFEELYRETQKRSLASQQKTSLNLDGQTISNGSQNLTVPKGIQAPSGQSIIFDRAGGNSSLAKVEFQTSKGAIRYQLYLGNGKIKRIKETKN
- a CDS encoding DUF975 family protein; its protein translation is MKYPKIDLKTIRLQTRQFQAENPRLFLVYLLPSMLVILSGFLNPLARLQESVLEQSFFSMLAQVLQAYLFPLVVSFVSTIFLAGAAFATLRLLKDPDTELSVKSSLALFAEERFSQTFLTLLVKRFYLFLWSIPNLVGVYFLFYSNLLARRFVALHPEFPKLDLSSIEIEQFLMTFGFYFFASLILMIVGNLLYVPQHYAYSQVEFLLCDTLDLGQAKPRQILKTSRFLMKGYKFQRFVLDLQLLPWYFLNWITFGIASFSLLPYIQNNHIFFYRALLARKRRNG
- a CDS encoding DUF1033 family protein, with the translated sequence MYRVIEMYGDFEPWWFIEGWEEDVIMSQSFDKYYDALKYYKSCWFELEKKNPLYKSRSDLMTIFWDPADQRWCDECDEYLQQYHSLALLQDEQVIPDEKLRPGYEKQTGQEKHRSCRMKWR
- the comGE gene encoding competence type IV pilus minor pilin ComGE; translation: MEKLNALRKQKIRAVILLEAVVALAVFASIATLLLGKIQKNRQEEAEILQKEEVLRVAKMALQTGQNQVNINGVEIQVFASEKGLEVYHGSEKLLDLKEQ
- a CDS encoding acyltransferase family protein; the protein is MRIKWFSLIRITGLLLVLLYHFFQTIFPGGFFGVDVFFTFSGFLITALLLEEFGKARQIDLLGFFKRRFYRIVPPVVLMVLVTMPFTFLVRQDYVAGIGGQIAGVLGFMTNFYEMLTGGSYESQFIPHLFVHNWSLAVEVHYYILWGLAVWFLSKRSKSSSQLRGMVFLLSAGAFIISFFSMFIGSLMASSYSSVYFSSLTHVYPFFLGSILATVVGVRQTSDLVKQFDRMWNLRQNLLVFAAGLLVLMLLTFFVKFTYLFAYLFGFLLASLAAVTMIFAARVLHEKTPEIQEPRIITFLADTSYAVYLFHWPFYIIFSQLMSNLPAVILTIIFSYFFAILSFYIIEPLIAGKSNPLIRKISRLPHIKPISAGAAVILTLISLIIIAVAPQVGAFETDLMVNGFKQAQTNIGQTKTLAEQAELSRLGISDGTSLIGDSVALRANTALQEALPEANINAQISRTTKQANDIMLNNSQNKALLKTVVIATGVNNPEGYKNDLDSIVNNLPKGHHLILVTPYEGDKSKDTYTSVEQYAAYARELAEKNPYVSIADWNKIAKEHPEIWAGTDQVHFGNDSNMIEEGAKLYAETIAAAVKAAQELPVKSK